The segment ATTCACTTTCAGGCCCTGTTGATCGTCTGGCTCGAGCTCAAGGCGCAGGGCGGCCGGAGAGTTCTGCTCGGTGTAGTGTCGCTCGCGAAAAAGTACGCAAACATTGCTGCCGGCTTCGGCCGCCAACTGCAAACGCCGGATTTCGCTGGCAGCCAGCTTGCCGGGCCAGGCCATCACCAGGCCCGTGACCGGAGAACGCAGGCAGTTTTCCAGAGTCCACAGGAAATCGCCCTTGTTTTTGGTGTGGATCATGATCACCTGATCCAGGTTGATATCTTCCCGCGCCAGCGCCGGGGCATAAGGGGTGTGCGGAGGGTTCAGCCAGAATACGGTTTTACCTGCCTGCGACAGCCTTTGCATCAATGGTATTAACAGAGTCAGCTCGCCGATGCCGGGGGCATCCAGCAGACATTCGCTTAAAGCACCCCGGGGCCAGCCAATGCCACCGAGCTGGTTATCCAGAACCTGATAGCCGGTCAGCTCTGCCGGTTGAGTGGTTTTATTGTGCCGGTGTCCCTGCCAGACACGGGCATCTTGCATTAGCGTGTTAAGAAGCTCGCTCATGGTAAAATCTCGAAGTACTGTTTAAATATACAGTATTCTGAAGGCGAGCTTATTTCAAGAAGCAGGTTAATAAAATGAGTAACCGAACTCACGCCTGACGGGTCAGGCGATTTTTCGGGCAGCCTCTTTGTGGAGGATTTTTTCGACGTCTTCCGCTGAGAGGTTTTCTTGCTTTAGAACGGCCTTGGCCAGCGCTTCAAGCTGATTCCTGTGATTAGTGAGGAAATCGATAGTGGCTTTTTCCAGAGCCAGGAGTTCTGACTGGATTTCAGCGTCAATCAGCTCCGCCATCTTCTCACTGAACTCTCGGGGCAAGCCCATTTCACGGCCAAGGAATACGTGCTCTTCACCAATGCTCAGGCCCAGAGGCCCTATTTTTTCGTTCATACCCCATTGGCCGATCATCCGGCGGATCAGCTTGGTGGCTTCCTTGAGATCATTCTGGGCACCGGTGGTCACTTCTCCATAGATAATTTTTTCGGCTGAGCGTCCACCCAGCATGACCTTGATGCGGTCTCTGAGATAGCTTTCGGAATAGTTGTAATGATCTTCTTTAGGCGTCTGCTCGGTAACACCCATAGCCATTCCGTGGGGAATAATCGTGAGCCGGGTGAGAGGATCGGCCTTTGGCATGTAGTAGGCCATGATGGCGTGCCCGCTCTCATGGTAGGCAACAACTTCCCGCTCTTCCGGTGACAGCCGGGCGTCGCGTTCTTCGCCCAGAACGATGCGGTCGCGGGCGAGCTCAAAGCAGTGAGTCGTAACCTCACTCAGGTTTTCCCGGGCGGCTGTCAGGGCTGCTTCGTTCACCAGGTTTTTCAGATCTGCACCGGAAAAACCGATTGTGCGGGCCGCCTGTTGCTCCAGGTCTACGTCTGCAGCCAGGGGCACTTTGCGGGCATGCACCGCGAGGATGGCACTCCGTGCGTCCTTGTGTGGAAGATCCAGAGTGATTTTGCGATCAAAGCGGCCAGGGCGGAGCAGGGCACTGTCCAGAACATCCGGACGGTTGGTGGCGGCCAGTACAAGAATATTCTCGTGGGATTCGAAACCATCCATTTCCGTGAGAATCTGGTTCAGCGTCTGCTCCCTTTCATCGTGCCCGCCACCGACGCCTGCGCCCCGGGAGCGGCCGATTGCATCCAGCTCATCAATAAAAATCAGTGCTGGTGCTTCCTTGCGGGCATTCGCAAACATGTCCCGGACCCTTGAGGCGCCCACACCCACAAACATTTCAATGAACTCTGAAGCGCTGATGCTGAAGAAGGGCACTTCCGCTTCTCCTGCAATCGCGCGGGCAAGAAGGGTTTTTCCTGTACCTGGCGGGCCTACCAGAAGAACACCCTTGGGCATCGACGCACCCAGTGCCCGGTATTTATCCGGAGACTTCAGGAAGTCGATAATCTCCGCAATTTCCCTTTTGGCCGACTCAATACCGGCCACGTCATTCAGTGTTGTGGTTGAGGTTTCTTTCACCGCCCGGCGGGCTTTTGAACGGCCGTAATCAAACATGCCGCCACCCTGAGTCATACGCTTCTGTGCGGAACCCCAGAACCAGTACATCAGGGCCAGCATCAATATCCAGGGCAGGAAGCCACGAATCAGTTCCTGCCACCAAGGTAGTCCCGAAGACGTGGCCCGAATGGTGACATCATGTGCCTCCAGTATCGTGAGCAGTTCGGGGTCATCCATCGGCGGCCGGGTAGTGTTAAACCCAGGGCTTGAGCCTTGTATGTTGTCGCCGGAGCTGAAGGAAGCCCGGCCCTGATCGCTGAACAGGCCGGTTATATTCTCTTCCTTGAGTGTTACCTCGGAGACCTGGTCGTTAACAACGGCGGTTTTGA is part of the Marinobacter antarcticus genome and harbors:
- the imuA gene encoding translesion DNA synthesis-associated protein ImuA, whose amino-acid sequence is MSELLNTLMQDARVWQGHRHNKTTQPAELTGYQVLDNQLGGIGWPRGALSECLLDAPGIGELTLLIPLMQRLSQAGKTVFWLNPPHTPYAPALAREDINLDQVIMIHTKNKGDFLWTLENCLRSPVTGLVMAWPGKLAASEIRRLQLAAEAGSNVCVLFRERHYTEQNSPAALRLELEPDDQQGLKVNVVKRRGSWPGQHCSLAMTHRAGLFHREAPSVVQGPWPTSAR
- the ftsH gene encoding ATP-dependent zinc metalloprotease FtsH; this translates as MTTQNTPEKQTPPVNQQPEIPKQYSFLWLSAAIFLAFMWLQDSGAPKLQELAYSEFKTAVVNDQVSEVTLKEENITGLFSDQGRASFSSGDNIQGSSPGFNTTRPPMDDPELLTILEAHDVTIRATSSGLPWWQELIRGFLPWILMLALMYWFWGSAQKRMTQGGGMFDYGRSKARRAVKETSTTTLNDVAGIESAKREIAEIIDFLKSPDKYRALGASMPKGVLLVGPPGTGKTLLARAIAGEAEVPFFSISASEFIEMFVGVGASRVRDMFANARKEAPALIFIDELDAIGRSRGAGVGGGHDEREQTLNQILTEMDGFESHENILVLAATNRPDVLDSALLRPGRFDRKITLDLPHKDARSAILAVHARKVPLAADVDLEQQAARTIGFSGADLKNLVNEAALTAARENLSEVTTHCFELARDRIVLGEERDARLSPEEREVVAYHESGHAIMAYYMPKADPLTRLTIIPHGMAMGVTEQTPKEDHYNYSESYLRDRIKVMLGGRSAEKIIYGEVTTGAQNDLKEATKLIRRMIGQWGMNEKIGPLGLSIGEEHVFLGREMGLPREFSEKMAELIDAEIQSELLALEKATIDFLTNHRNQLEALAKAVLKQENLSAEDVEKILHKEAARKIA